A region from the Lutra lutra chromosome 1, mLutLut1.2, whole genome shotgun sequence genome encodes:
- the IHO1 gene encoding interactor of HORMAD1 protein 1 isoform X3: MNFNVWNIKEMLSIPSGSGTTKASSWNNNQADYSSLSDSQFLFGSQFCPESSETLSAPLDGVHVRHPKQSQQNSMDSEPSIFTKYQTKPPLFGADANDRGLFPPPLSAGKSKGLLEQFEEKKKRAKDKCDSETLYNLISHIRESIHRLQTSVEKSEEHLSSRSQSILDGLETLAKTLQETVRAQSDLVLETVHDKGKMEQVIFEIQKRFEARQAEFIEMRSDLKHLEALVAQQSKDFQQLCEQLGQLNVASVLAELKRLIPVPRVAGHVKDSTSQTSPPLAQSLHFTRQGRYASEEAVLWRAQAPAAVQTRSMGSPQPGEFGVCGERAESSALQEEAMQQAAGTSRRNRQVKARAVQTNRRNWTSPKTSSENHGSGSSGPKVPGGKDWVSQGASRLLPLDSNKFATSIKNTCQKCQAEGVSPCDPREQRLVTAQKSRTVERGRKGKKAPRKSQRGRLRARKQEEAPSKTCASIPKYPQPPVSGPQSPPLEQQKPGAQPLPLWGPSSPTKPVGAVLGGRVMRSKAVRAAQGDILQLSGFSSQDDSLLATGSQGDHQMSWFSDLNLGSSDPPVCKEPGKSMLYDLGFDSSDDGF; this comes from the exons GACTACTAAGGCATCTAGCTGGAATAATAATCAGGCTGATTACTCCAGTCTCAGTGATTCCCAGTTCCTCTTTGGATCCCAGTTCTGTCCAGAAAGTTCAGAGACTCTGTCAGCACCCTTGGATGGTGTCCACGTGAGACATCCAAAACAATCACAACAGAATTCTATGGAC AGTGAACCTAGTATTTTCACAAAGTACCAGACAAAACCCCCGCTGTTTGGAGCAGATGCAAACGATAGAGGCTTATTTCCTCCACCTTTGTCAGCTGGAAAATCAAAGGGCCTGTTGGAACagtttgaagagaaaaagaaaagggcaaaagacaAATGTGACAG TGAGACTCTATACAACCTCATTTCACATATCAGAGAAAGCATTCACAGG TTGCAGACATCTGTGGAAAAGTCTGAGGAACATCTCAGCTCAAGAAGCCAATCTATTTTGGATGGTTTGGAGACCCTGGCCAAAACCT tGCAAGAGACCGTGCGGGCCCAGAGTGATCTGGTGTTGGAAACGGTGCATGACAAAGGCAAAATGGAGCAGGTCATCTTTGAGATACAGAAAAGATTTGAAGCT AGACAAGCAGAGTTTATAGAAATGAGATCCGACCTGAAGCACCTTGAAGCTTTAGTGGCCCAGCAGAGTAAGGACTTCCAGCAGCTGTGTGAGCAGCTAGGCCAGCTAAATGTGGCCAGTGTCCTGGCAGAGCTGAAGAGATTGATTCCAGTCCCTCGGGTCGCCGGGCATGTGAAAGACAGCACTTCCCAGACCTCACCACCTCTGGCCCAGAGCCTCCATTTCACCAGGCAGGGCAGGTACGCTTCTGAGGAGGCAGTTCTGTGGCGGGCTCAGGCCCCCGCTGCCGTACAGACTCGGAGTATGGGCTCCCCGCAGCCTGGAGAGTTTGGTGTCTGTGGTGAGAGAGCAGAAAGCAGTGCGCTCCAAGAAGAGGCTATGCAGCAGGCAGCTGGAACCAGCAGAAGAAACAGGCAAGTCAAGGCCAGGGCTGTGCAGACCAACCGCAGGAACTGGACCAGTCCTAAAACCAGCTCTGAGAACCATGGCTCCGGCTCCTCAGGCCCCAAAGTTCCTGGTGGTAAGGACTGGGTTTCTCAGGGAGCCTCAAGGCTTCTACCCCTGGACTCAAACAAATTCGCAACCAGCATTAAGAACACCTGCCAAAAATGTCAAGCTGAAGGTGTGTCTCCATGTGATCCTCGTGAACAAAGGCTAGTGACTGCACAGAAAAGCAGAACtgtggaaagagggaggaaaggcaaaAAGGCGCCCAGGAAGtcccagagaggcaggctccgAGCCAGGAAGCAAGAAGAAGCCCCTAGCAAAACCTGTGCTTCCATTCCTAAATACCCTCAGCCTCCAGTTTCTGGCCCACAAAGCCCCCCGCTGGAGCAGCAGAAACCCGGCGCTCAACCCCTGCCTCTGTGGGGCCCCAGCAGCCCCACAAAGCCAGTCGGCGCTGTTCTGGGAGGAAGAGTCATGCGCAGTAAGGCAGTGAGGGCCGCGCAGGGAGACATCTTACAACTCAGTGGGTTTTCTTCCCAAGACGACAGCCTGCTTGCGACCGGTTCCCAGGGGGACCACCAGATGAGCTGGTTCAGCGACCTCAACCTCGGAAGTTCAGACCCCCCTGTGTGCAAGGAGCCAGGGAAGAGTATGCTCTATGATCTGGGTTTTGATAGCAGTGATGATGGCTTCTGA
- the IHO1 gene encoding interactor of HORMAD1 protein 1 isoform X2, with translation MSGISKRCSVFPLALVLEIGSPRIICQLDHFWTTKASSWNNNQADYSSLSDSQFLFGSQFCPESSETLSAPLDGVHVRHPKQSQQNSMDSEPSIFTKYQTKPPLFGADANDRGLFPPPLSAGKSKGLLEQFEEKKKRAKDKCDSETLYNLISHIRESIHRTSVEKSEEHLSSRSQSILDGLETLAKTLQETVRAQSDLVLETVHDKGKMEQVIFEIQKRFEARQAEFIEMRSDLKHLEALVAQQSKDFQQLCEQLGQLNVASVLAELKRLIPVPRVAGHVKDSTSQTSPPLAQSLHFTRQGRYASEEAVLWRAQAPAAVQTRSMGSPQPGEFGVCGERAESSALQEEAMQQAAGTSRRNRQVKARAVQTNRRNWTSPKTSSENHGSGSSGPKVPGGKDWVSQGASRLLPLDSNKFATSIKNTCQKCQAEGVSPCDPREQRLVTAQKSRTVERGRKGKKAPRKSQRGRLRARKQEEAPSKTCASIPKYPQPPVSGPQSPPLEQQKPGAQPLPLWGPSSPTKPVGAVLGGRVMRSKAVRAAQGDILQLSGFSSQDDSLLATGSQGDHQMSWFSDLNLGSSDPPVCKEPGKSMLYDLGFDSSDDGF, from the exons GACTACTAAGGCATCTAGCTGGAATAATAATCAGGCTGATTACTCCAGTCTCAGTGATTCCCAGTTCCTCTTTGGATCCCAGTTCTGTCCAGAAAGTTCAGAGACTCTGTCAGCACCCTTGGATGGTGTCCACGTGAGACATCCAAAACAATCACAACAGAATTCTATGGAC AGTGAACCTAGTATTTTCACAAAGTACCAGACAAAACCCCCGCTGTTTGGAGCAGATGCAAACGATAGAGGCTTATTTCCTCCACCTTTGTCAGCTGGAAAATCAAAGGGCCTGTTGGAACagtttgaagagaaaaagaaaagggcaaaagacaAATGTGACAG TGAGACTCTATACAACCTCATTTCACATATCAGAGAAAGCATTCACAGG ACATCTGTGGAAAAGTCTGAGGAACATCTCAGCTCAAGAAGCCAATCTATTTTGGATGGTTTGGAGACCCTGGCCAAAACCT tGCAAGAGACCGTGCGGGCCCAGAGTGATCTGGTGTTGGAAACGGTGCATGACAAAGGCAAAATGGAGCAGGTCATCTTTGAGATACAGAAAAGATTTGAAGCT AGACAAGCAGAGTTTATAGAAATGAGATCCGACCTGAAGCACCTTGAAGCTTTAGTGGCCCAGCAGAGTAAGGACTTCCAGCAGCTGTGTGAGCAGCTAGGCCAGCTAAATGTGGCCAGTGTCCTGGCAGAGCTGAAGAGATTGATTCCAGTCCCTCGGGTCGCCGGGCATGTGAAAGACAGCACTTCCCAGACCTCACCACCTCTGGCCCAGAGCCTCCATTTCACCAGGCAGGGCAGGTACGCTTCTGAGGAGGCAGTTCTGTGGCGGGCTCAGGCCCCCGCTGCCGTACAGACTCGGAGTATGGGCTCCCCGCAGCCTGGAGAGTTTGGTGTCTGTGGTGAGAGAGCAGAAAGCAGTGCGCTCCAAGAAGAGGCTATGCAGCAGGCAGCTGGAACCAGCAGAAGAAACAGGCAAGTCAAGGCCAGGGCTGTGCAGACCAACCGCAGGAACTGGACCAGTCCTAAAACCAGCTCTGAGAACCATGGCTCCGGCTCCTCAGGCCCCAAAGTTCCTGGTGGTAAGGACTGGGTTTCTCAGGGAGCCTCAAGGCTTCTACCCCTGGACTCAAACAAATTCGCAACCAGCATTAAGAACACCTGCCAAAAATGTCAAGCTGAAGGTGTGTCTCCATGTGATCCTCGTGAACAAAGGCTAGTGACTGCACAGAAAAGCAGAACtgtggaaagagggaggaaaggcaaaAAGGCGCCCAGGAAGtcccagagaggcaggctccgAGCCAGGAAGCAAGAAGAAGCCCCTAGCAAAACCTGTGCTTCCATTCCTAAATACCCTCAGCCTCCAGTTTCTGGCCCACAAAGCCCCCCGCTGGAGCAGCAGAAACCCGGCGCTCAACCCCTGCCTCTGTGGGGCCCCAGCAGCCCCACAAAGCCAGTCGGCGCTGTTCTGGGAGGAAGAGTCATGCGCAGTAAGGCAGTGAGGGCCGCGCAGGGAGACATCTTACAACTCAGTGGGTTTTCTTCCCAAGACGACAGCCTGCTTGCGACCGGTTCCCAGGGGGACCACCAGATGAGCTGGTTCAGCGACCTCAACCTCGGAAGTTCAGACCCCCCTGTGTGCAAGGAGCCAGGGAAGAGTATGCTCTATGATCTGGGTTTTGATAGCAGTGATGATGGCTTCTGA
- the IHO1 gene encoding interactor of HORMAD1 protein 1 isoform X1, whose protein sequence is MSGISKRCSVFPLALVLEIGSPRIICQLDHFWTTKASSWNNNQADYSSLSDSQFLFGSQFCPESSETLSAPLDGVHVRHPKQSQQNSMDSEPSIFTKYQTKPPLFGADANDRGLFPPPLSAGKSKGLLEQFEEKKKRAKDKCDSETLYNLISHIRESIHRLQTSVEKSEEHLSSRSQSILDGLETLAKTLQETVRAQSDLVLETVHDKGKMEQVIFEIQKRFEARQAEFIEMRSDLKHLEALVAQQSKDFQQLCEQLGQLNVASVLAELKRLIPVPRVAGHVKDSTSQTSPPLAQSLHFTRQGRYASEEAVLWRAQAPAAVQTRSMGSPQPGEFGVCGERAESSALQEEAMQQAAGTSRRNRQVKARAVQTNRRNWTSPKTSSENHGSGSSGPKVPGGKDWVSQGASRLLPLDSNKFATSIKNTCQKCQAEGVSPCDPREQRLVTAQKSRTVERGRKGKKAPRKSQRGRLRARKQEEAPSKTCASIPKYPQPPVSGPQSPPLEQQKPGAQPLPLWGPSSPTKPVGAVLGGRVMRSKAVRAAQGDILQLSGFSSQDDSLLATGSQGDHQMSWFSDLNLGSSDPPVCKEPGKSMLYDLGFDSSDDGF, encoded by the exons GACTACTAAGGCATCTAGCTGGAATAATAATCAGGCTGATTACTCCAGTCTCAGTGATTCCCAGTTCCTCTTTGGATCCCAGTTCTGTCCAGAAAGTTCAGAGACTCTGTCAGCACCCTTGGATGGTGTCCACGTGAGACATCCAAAACAATCACAACAGAATTCTATGGAC AGTGAACCTAGTATTTTCACAAAGTACCAGACAAAACCCCCGCTGTTTGGAGCAGATGCAAACGATAGAGGCTTATTTCCTCCACCTTTGTCAGCTGGAAAATCAAAGGGCCTGTTGGAACagtttgaagagaaaaagaaaagggcaaaagacaAATGTGACAG TGAGACTCTATACAACCTCATTTCACATATCAGAGAAAGCATTCACAGG TTGCAGACATCTGTGGAAAAGTCTGAGGAACATCTCAGCTCAAGAAGCCAATCTATTTTGGATGGTTTGGAGACCCTGGCCAAAACCT tGCAAGAGACCGTGCGGGCCCAGAGTGATCTGGTGTTGGAAACGGTGCATGACAAAGGCAAAATGGAGCAGGTCATCTTTGAGATACAGAAAAGATTTGAAGCT AGACAAGCAGAGTTTATAGAAATGAGATCCGACCTGAAGCACCTTGAAGCTTTAGTGGCCCAGCAGAGTAAGGACTTCCAGCAGCTGTGTGAGCAGCTAGGCCAGCTAAATGTGGCCAGTGTCCTGGCAGAGCTGAAGAGATTGATTCCAGTCCCTCGGGTCGCCGGGCATGTGAAAGACAGCACTTCCCAGACCTCACCACCTCTGGCCCAGAGCCTCCATTTCACCAGGCAGGGCAGGTACGCTTCTGAGGAGGCAGTTCTGTGGCGGGCTCAGGCCCCCGCTGCCGTACAGACTCGGAGTATGGGCTCCCCGCAGCCTGGAGAGTTTGGTGTCTGTGGTGAGAGAGCAGAAAGCAGTGCGCTCCAAGAAGAGGCTATGCAGCAGGCAGCTGGAACCAGCAGAAGAAACAGGCAAGTCAAGGCCAGGGCTGTGCAGACCAACCGCAGGAACTGGACCAGTCCTAAAACCAGCTCTGAGAACCATGGCTCCGGCTCCTCAGGCCCCAAAGTTCCTGGTGGTAAGGACTGGGTTTCTCAGGGAGCCTCAAGGCTTCTACCCCTGGACTCAAACAAATTCGCAACCAGCATTAAGAACACCTGCCAAAAATGTCAAGCTGAAGGTGTGTCTCCATGTGATCCTCGTGAACAAAGGCTAGTGACTGCACAGAAAAGCAGAACtgtggaaagagggaggaaaggcaaaAAGGCGCCCAGGAAGtcccagagaggcaggctccgAGCCAGGAAGCAAGAAGAAGCCCCTAGCAAAACCTGTGCTTCCATTCCTAAATACCCTCAGCCTCCAGTTTCTGGCCCACAAAGCCCCCCGCTGGAGCAGCAGAAACCCGGCGCTCAACCCCTGCCTCTGTGGGGCCCCAGCAGCCCCACAAAGCCAGTCGGCGCTGTTCTGGGAGGAAGAGTCATGCGCAGTAAGGCAGTGAGGGCCGCGCAGGGAGACATCTTACAACTCAGTGGGTTTTCTTCCCAAGACGACAGCCTGCTTGCGACCGGTTCCCAGGGGGACCACCAGATGAGCTGGTTCAGCGACCTCAACCTCGGAAGTTCAGACCCCCCTGTGTGCAAGGAGCCAGGGAAGAGTATGCTCTATGATCTGGGTTTTGATAGCAGTGATGATGGCTTCTGA